A window from Mauremys reevesii isolate NIE-2019 linkage group 9, ASM1616193v1, whole genome shotgun sequence encodes these proteins:
- the LOC120371756 gene encoding ankyrin repeat and SOCS box protein 12 isoform X4 — translation MNLMDITKIFSMLQPRENEDDNGERQELNQAASQDDYETLDELLCQDRYKTFINSRSGWGVPGTPLRLAASKGHLRSLEVLLAHGAEVDSLDVKAQTPLFTAVSNGHLDCVKALLEAGASPSGSIYNNCSPLLTASRDGDVSILQELLDYGAEVNVKARVPEWAANSAACSGPLYLSAVYGHLECFKMLLLYGADPNYNCTDQKMISRIKQPKTVLEICLRHGCGSEFTKLLIDFGANVYLPSIAGDKISPTSEALALLIRERAHPKSLMSQSRLAVRKLLKLTNSTCAIDQLGIPPVLVNYLKHQS, via the exons ATGAATCTAATGGATATAACCAAAATCTTctccatgctccagcccagagaaaatgaagatgatAATGGAGAAAGACAAGAGCTGAACCAAGCAGCGTCCCAGGATGATTATGAAACTCTTGATGAACTTTTGTGCCAAGACAGATACAAAACATTTATTAACAGCAGAAGTGGTTGGGGGGTACCGGGGACCCCACTTCGCCTGGCAGCTTCAAAGGGCCATCTGAGAAGTTTAGAAGTTCTCTTGGCCCATGGAGCAGAAGTAGACAGCCTAGATGTGAAAGCGCAAACTCCGCTATTCACTGCTGTTAGTAATGGCCACCTAGATTGTGTTAAAGCACTATTGGAGGCAGGGGCCAGTCCTTCTGGCAGCATCTACAATAACTGTTCTCCACTGCTCACAGCCTCTAGAGATGGAGATGTCAGCATTCTGCAAGAACTCTTAGACTATGGGGCAGAAGTCAATGTTAAAGCTAGAGTCCCAGAGTGGGCTGCCAACTCTGCAGCGTGCTCAGGCCCTTTATATCTCTCAGCGGTCTATGGACATCTGGAGTGttttaaaatgctgctgctttATGGAGCAGATCCCAATTACAACTGCACTGATCAGAAAATGATTTCACGAATCAAGCAGCCCAAGACTGTGCTTGAAATCTGCCTGAGACATGGTTGTGGGAGTGAATTCACAAAACTGCTCATTGATTTTGGAGCCAATGTGTACTTACCAAGCATCGCAGGAGATAAGATCTCGCCGACTAGTGAGGCATTGGCGCTGCTGATCAGGGAAAGAG CTCATCCAAAATCCTTGATGTCTCAGTCGAGGCTGGCTGTCAGGAAGCTTCTGAAACTGACCAacagcacatgtgccatagatCAGCTGGGGATCCCACCTGTGCTAGTGAACTACCTCAAACATCAATCTTAA